From Penaeus vannamei isolate JL-2024 unplaced genomic scaffold, ASM4276789v1 unanchor879, whole genome shotgun sequence, one genomic window encodes:
- the LOC113819092 gene encoding serine/arginine repetitive matrix protein 1 — translation MAGVSRANALASAMSLILGFGGPASPAALTIMNANHHHPQKERITITRRRSESPSPTEEASHHHPQKERVTITYRRNETPSPAEGGITITRRRKGASHHHPQKERVTITRRRSESLSPAEGASHHHLQKKRIIITRRRSESPSPAEGASYHHPQKERITIIRRSESPSPAEEASHHHPQKERVTITRRRSEAPSPAEGASHHHLQKERVTITRRRSEAPSPAEGGITITRRRSEAPSPAEGGITITRRRSEAPSPAEGGITITHIEGVVRHHHPQKEESPSPAEGARRSESPSPAEGASHHHPQKERVTITRRRSKSLSPAEGANHHHPQKERITITRRRSESPSLAEGENHHHPHYLITSPAEGANTEYLQKERITITRRRSESQSPAEGASHHHPQKERVTITRRRSESPSPAEGVSHHHPQKKRITITRRRSESPSPAEGVSHHHPQKKRITITRRRSESQSPAEGGNHHHPQKERITITRRRRESPSPAEGASHHHPQKEGITITRRRSESQSPAEGANHNHPQKEGITITRRRSESQSPAEGGNHHHPQKERGTITRRRSESPSPAEGKEGITITRRREPTTITREKELNHTTMQKEGITITRRRSESPSPAEGANHNHPQKEGITITRRRSESQSPAEGGNHHHPQKERGTITRRRSESPSPAEGTNHHHPQKERGTITCRRSESPSPAEGTRHHHVDSVAYSDSFQPVLLVGVRCQILH, via the exons CCAGCAGCCCTGACAATAATGAACGCGAATcaccatcacccgcagaaggagcgaatcaccatcacccgcagaaggagcgaGTCACCATCACCCACAGAAGAAGCGAGTcaccatcacccgcagaaggagcgaGTCACCATCACCTACAGAAGGAATGAGAcaccatcacccgcagaaggaggaatcaccatcacccgcagaagga aaggagcgagtcaccatcacccgcagaaggagcgagtcaccatcacccgcagaaggagcgaGTCACTatcacccgcagaaggagcgaGTCACCATCACCTGCAGAAGAAGCGAATCATCATCACCCGCAGAAGGAGTGAGTCACCATCACCTGCAGAAGGAGCGAGTTaccatcacccgcagaaggagcgaATCACCATCATCCGCAGGAGCGAGTCACCATCACCAGCAGAAGAAGCGAGTCACCATCACCCACAGAAGGAGCGAGTcaccatcacccgcagaaggagTGAGGcaccatcacccgcagaaggagcgaGTCACCATCACCTGCAGAAGGAGCGAGTCACCATCACTCGCAGAAGGAGCGAGGcaccatcacccgcagaaggaggaatcaccatcacccgcagaaggagcgaggcaccatcacccgcagaaggaggaatcaccatcacccgcagaaggagcgaggcaccatcacccgcagaaggagGAATCACCATCACCCATATAGAAGGAGTTGTGAGGcaccatcacccgcagaaggaggaatcaccatcacccgcagaaggagcgag aaggagcgaGTCACCATCACCTGCAGAAGGAGCGAGTCACCATCACCCACAGAAGGAGCGAGTcaccatcacccgcagaaggagcAAATCACTatcacccgcagaaggagcgaatcaccatcacccgcagaaggagcgaATCACTatcacccgcagaaggagcgaATCACCATCACTCGCAGAAGGAGAGAATCACCATCACCCGCATTATTTAATCAcatcacccgcagaaggagcCAACACTGAATACCTGCAGAAGGAGAGAATcaccatcacccgcagaaggagcgagtcacaatcacccgcagaaggagcgagtcaccatcacccgcagaaggagcgagtcaccatcacccgcagaaggagcgagtcaccatcacccgcagaaggagTGAGTCACCATCACCCGCAGAAGAAGCGAATcaccatcacccgcagaaggagcgagtcaccatcacccgcagaaggagTGAGTCACCATCACCCGCAGAAGAAGCGAATcaccatcacccgcagaaggagcgaATCACAATCACCCGCAGAAGGAGGGAATcaccatcacccgcagaaggagcgaATCACAATCACCCGCAGAAGGAGGGAATcaccatcacccgcagaaggagcgagtcaccatcacccgcagaaggagggaatcaccatcacccgcagaaggagcgaATCACaatcacccgcagaaggagcgaATCACAATCACCCGCAGAAGGAGGGAATcaccatcacccgcagaaggagcgaATCACAATCACCCGCAGAAGGAGGGAATcaccatcacccgcagaaggagcgaggcaccatcacccgcagaaggagcgaatcaccatcacccgcagaagga AAGGAGGGAATcaccatcacccgcagaaggGAGCCGACCACCATCACCCGTGAGAAGGAGCTGAATCACACCACCATGCAGAAGGAGGGAATcaccatcacccgcagaaggagcgaatcaccatcacccgcagaaggagcgaATCACAATCACCCGCAGAAGGAGGGAATcaccatcacccgcagaaggagcgaATCACAATCACCCGCAGAAGGAGGGAATcaccatcacccgcagaaggagcgaggcaccatcacccgcagaaggagcgaatcaccatcacccgcagaaggaacgaatcaccatcacccgcagaaggagcgaGGCACCATCACCTGCAGAAGGAGCGAGTcaccatcacccgcagaaggaACGAGACACCATCACGTCGACAGTGTAGCGTATAGTGACTCATTCCAGCCAGTCCTCCTCGTCGGAGTCCGCTGTCAGATTCTGCATTAG